The Astyanax mexicanus isolate ESR-SI-001 chromosome 21, AstMex3_surface, whole genome shotgun sequence genome contains the following window.
GGAGAGCTGTGGGAGcgggaaggagagggagagaaagtgcgTGCAGAGGGTGCTGCCGCAGCCACACACCTACCCACAACACAGCCTCGAACCTCTGGGAATTGGTGGTTTTCCTACTGGTGCTGTTAAGTTATGCCCACTAATTTGGAGTGTTTTTGTTGCAAGAAGTGGGATCTTTTGCACAATCGCAGTCCAGATGTCACACGATGTGTGACATTGGCTAAAGGGTTTTCTTGCCTTCTAGACTTGTGTATAccagaagctttttttttccatgtaccAAAAATAAACTGGACACGGAGGCCCGTACCGGAGGAGCCTGAGTAAGTAGCCTGCACACTTTCTGTTCAAACAAATATGTAGTGTAATTGTAATCAATATGCAAAACAACAAGCCACCACATCAAAATTAACTTCTGCAGAAATATCCTGTAAAACTTTCCGTTTATAACTTTTCATCTTATTGCTGCAACCTGGAAAGGCACAAACGCGAACCATTCTGTCTTCTTTTCCCTTTGCTTCCTCCTCTCTTATGCTGGCTCAAGCTGCAGTCCAAACACAGCACACACCCGGTCACGCCTCCTTCACGTGTACAGCATGTAGTTCCGTTAACAGTACACCCTCAACAACCTACTCAaaatatgccccgtatcacccagtctgaaggatgtttgcacaaactgttaaaatttctggatctcagaacgctccGGGAGAACgcaggtgtgctattcaacaaaggaaagtaatttttgtcatgttttactacaccaaaagcccattttacaccggagttcatCTTTAAGAAACAAAGTGGCTCTAGAACCAGAGCAAAGTAAACTGTGGAATTGAAATTTTCCCTGATTTTCTATAGTTGAAATTTCTCAAATAACTTAAAGCTTAAAACAGGGTTGCACAGTGAAAAAGGTGAAACTTGTTCTTAACATTGTTTTTCCAGACTGCAAACATtcagagcagaacctccagagcccagctgtgtgtctttGAGGAGCAACCACTCGATGCAGCAGCCTTACAATTTCAGTAACAACAAATGTACCACTGAGCTGAGGTGAGAAACCAGCATGCAATGAGAGTGAGTTTAAACAGGGTGTTTTTTGTAGTaagtctggttttttttttttggtcatctccaatgaaaagtactttttaacaCTACATTTTTTCCAccttccagtaaaaaaaaaatcaggctgcacagaatattgtttaagcattgtcatcacACAGCATTCATGTGAAATAAtctttacagtacattacagtatgtGTGACGCCACGtaaggcaaataaataaaaaatggtacTCATCAGCTATTGCTGCTTAATGCAAACAGAAAAATTACAGCTTTCATTCTATATGGCAGTATCTTCCAGAGGCAggttatatatgttaaatatccCATTATCTAACTTGGATACACACTTGTGCATGATTTAACATCATGACTTTTGGATCTGTGTCCCTCTGAGGGGTGTTGGATCACCCAAACACTAAGTCAGAAGACAACACTGAAGGGGAATTTATATTTTCTCTGTGCACAGATATAAGTTGCAAAAATGACAACCAAACATTTTTGCAGCCTTATAAAGCAGACTACAATGCAAACACTTTAATCTTAATACATAAATCCTCTTAAATCTTGTTTAAAAATCTTACATTTCTCGTTTTGCCTTGTTGTCAGACATTTATTAAATGTTCAATTTATTTCtaacatatattttaatgttcatgataaaatgtaaaattcttaGTACTTAAGCATTTTTACATGTGTGTCCTTTTATGTGGAACTGCAATGGTTATTAATCAGGAAGTGTTTTAGTGTGAGCACAAGCTGATTGATCTAGTACTAGTAGAGTTAGTACAGTTCACAGGAAACTACTGTAAAAGACGATAAACTTCTGGGAAATACAATCTTGTTTTGTTTCTGGAACATGattgtttttataaataaatatcagttttcattctagaaaatgtattttgtaattgATTGATAATAAAAGGGAGATGTTGAGGATGTTAGTCCTGTTTAATAGGACCAATGTGAAGACGTGCCTCCTGCAATATCTGCATGATTAAATTATGCAGattgtttttttgcaattttcatgCTGAGTTTTGTTACCTTTCTCAGGGGGTACTGGGTATGCAGAACAAGACAGGTAGAGGTAGAATTATGCATACCATTGATTGATCAGACATATTGTTTATGAATTTTCATATGTCACTCATCAGACAACAGCCATGTCTGTCTGTGGCCAAAAGCAGATGATGTATGAAGCTCCTTTCTGATTATTGTTAGCATTAACTTTTCATCATCACTCAATCTCCAGAGCACCAAAGCTAAACTAAAcgttatatgtgtgaatgtaatcatgtatcacctctagcctggatacaagatgagaccTGGTTAAGcatggaggtatacaggttctacagatgttgcagctggacctgtagatgtGCACACTTAAAGGTTGCTGTAGCTGTCGTCCCAGTATATCCCATAGATGCTTGATTCTAAATGATTTTGGAGACCAGGCAGGCCAAGAAAGTGTTGCAGTTTGACAGAGatattcctgggaaacccttgctgtgtgtgagcgagcattgtcctgctgaaaaataccagTTGGAAGTCCTGTaatgagaggcaacacatgtggtCGCAGGATGTCCTACACATACTGCTGAGCTGTTAATGTCCCTCATCTCCCCAGATCAACATGAGGCCTTTATAGTCAAACATGACAGTTGTCAGATCAATAGCTCTACTTTTCTGCCTCCTACAATGAtttaactttctctctttctctctcttttctctctcaatctctctctagcAATGTAAAGAATGGATTATTCCAGAATCCAAAgtccaggtgtggagtgtgtgagcagATTCAGACAGATCCAGTCTCTATCACCTGTGGACACACGTTCTGTAGGCAGTGCATTAACAGCTGCTGGGACCAGTCTGCTCCATCAGGAGACTTTGCTTGTCCCCGGTGCAAAAAGAGATCTAAAACACGTCCAGTTCTGTATCCACTTATGGAGGAGCCCATGAAGCAGCATTACTGCCCACCAGTGAATGATGTCTTACCCACAGTCTTAGAGAAACACAGAATCAGTATGAAGAACAGGTACGAGAGCTTATTCGAGGGATTCAAAACACAGGAGAATAAAATTCTGCTGAACAGGATTTACactcagctctacatcatagagggagagagtgaaggagtgaatgaaGAACATGAAGTTCTACAGATGGAGAAAGAACTCTGGAAACAGCTGCAAGAAATACCCATTAACTGTTTAGATATCTTTAAACCAGTTGAGGGAACTTTAGGTGGAATTGGAGCAGAGAACATTAGAGCTTGGATGActgaagaaagaaaaggagatgAAGGTAAAGAAGTGCAGAAactcagaactgtgctgactaaaggcatTGCTGGCATTGGAAAAACTgtgtctgtgcagaagttcattctggactgggctgaaggaaaagccaatcaggacgtagatttcatgtttgtgcTTCCTTTCCGAGAGCTGAACCTGATTAAAGGTGATCAGTACAGTCTTCATAGACTTCTGTGTGACTTCCACCCTGAGATCAAAGACCTGCACCCGAACATATTTGACCAGTACAAAGccgtgttcatctttgatggtctggatgaaagcagaattccacTGAACTTCTCAGACTGTGAGAAAGTATCTGATATAACGATGACATCATCAGTGGATGTGTTGATGACAATCCTCATCAAAGGAGAACTGCTTCCCTCCGCTCTCATCTGGATCACCtcccgaccagcagcagccaatcagatcccagCTCAGTTCATCAGCCGTGTGACAGAAATCCAGGGATTTAACGACTcccagaaggaggagtacttcaggaagagaatCAGTGACCAAGAACAAGCCAGCAGCATCATCTCACACATCAGGACGATACGGAGCctccacatcatgtgccacattccagtcttctgctggatctcagccactgtgcttCAGAGAATCATGAAACAAGGTAACACAGAAATCCCTAAAACACTGACTGAGATGTACTCCCACTTCCTGTGCACTCAGACACTCATGAAGAGTGAGAAGTACGAGGGAAATGACCAGAGAGATCTAATGGAACTGCTGGAGTCCAACAGAAAGATGCTTCTGAAACTGTCTGCTCTGGCTTTCAGACAGCTGATGAAGGGCAATGTGATGTTCtatgaagaggacctgagagagtgCGGCATTGATGTCACCGAGGCCTCTGTGTACTCTGGCATTTGCACCGAGATCTTTAGGGAGGAGTGTGTGCTTTACCAGAGGAAGGTCTACTgctttgttcatctgagctttcaggagttcctgGCTGCTCTCTATGTGTTTCACTGCTATGTGAGTAAGAACCTGGAGGAACTGCAGTTTCTGAAGCCTAGGGGTGTTAAGTGGAAAGACAGTGTTCTGTTGGAAGAGCTGCTGAGAGGAGCTGTGCGTAAAGCTGTTAAGAGTGAGAATGGACACTTGGATCTGTTTCTCCGTTTCCTGCTGGGAATCTCACTGGAATCCAGTCAGCAGCTCCTACAAAACCTTCTGACACAAACAGTGAGCAGCTCAGAGAGCATCAAAAAAACAGTCCAGTACATCAAACGCATCATCCAATCAGAAGATCTTCCTTCTGAGAGATTCATCaacctgttcctctgtctgactgaaatgaAAGTCCAGTCTTTCTCCAAAGACATTCAGTCAAAAAAGAAGCTCTCCACCGGAGAGTGTTTAGCACTAGCCCATATGATCCTGATCTCAGAGGAGGTGCTGGACGAGTTAAATCTGAAGAATTACTCAACAACTGAGAAGGGCTACAGGAGACTGATCCCAGCTGTGAGGAACTGCAGAAAGGCTGTGTGAGTTTACATTAATCTGCATTAATCTCTACATTAATGTgttgcattttttatatatttacagaggaagcagagaaacaacagagaatattttttagttataaCATGATTTGTTTTAGATCTTTAAATAATCCGTAATCAGATATACAAATTCCCTTACAGTGAATGAATTGTGTGAGCTTGAGTCTCACAACTAACATTTAAGTTTCATAGTGAAGCAAAATGAGCCCAGCCTTTAAACTGCTTTTAATTGTATACAGTATAAAGTTCTTGTTTtttggaattgttttttttttttttttgtaaaattatgcAAGCATCACTATAAAGGAAGTACTCACAGCATTCAAAATAAGTActtaatcaataaaaatatatggGACCTAAAGATTTGCTGAACAATGCCAAGTACGGATTTTACAATAAGCAGACCGCCTTAGTCTCAGTAATTAATAGCAGAAACATGACTTTTTCAGTaaacacatttattaaattaCAGAGCATACAAGACAAAATGTCAGTTTATTACATTTAGAATAGAAATAATTTATAAGACATAAATAAAAGGCATCACACTGCTACCACAAGGAGCACTCATTAAATGGGAAGTGATGTAAGGCAGAAGGAAATCACACTGCAAAACACGGAAATACTGTGAGTGATCAATTACAATCACAGCACAACATACTTAAATGGTGTAGGTTCCAGAAACACCCCCCAAATGGCCAAAGTTCTCCTGCCAGCACAACTGCCATCACTCCAACCCAATGAGATACTGATACAAAAAGAGAAAATAGTCTACTAGCCTGTTATTTTTGACCCGGGCCGAGGCTTAAATCCACAGATGGAGCGGGTGaggggcagattacggcggatGTTGGGGTCAATcttggtggcataattaatttactttaaaaaaataatagcgCATTACTGATTAATCCAAATTAATTGTGTGCATTACAGTTTAACGCTGACAGCCCTAATTAAAAATAGATATGTAAAGATGAATGTAGATATATACACAACATTGTACTGAATGATTTTGTTGTAGATTACTAGGTAGCCACCACCTTGGTCTTTCaaattaactgtggtataaatatCCATTCTCAAACACGTCCCTGCCCTTTTTGAAGTTGAACTGAGGCGGGGTTTTCTGAAATTACTTATTACTGTCTTATAGTTACTGATAACTGTAATTTAGATATTCtctgtttcatttttattttttttctcttgtagATTATCTGGCTGCAGACTCACCATGAATTCCTGTGAATtcctctctgctctgctctgaaatcagtaaactcaccactgaaagaactggatctcagtaatactgagctgcaggattcaggagtgaatcTAATCTCTGATGGGCTGAAGAGTGTAAACTGTAACCTGGAGACACTCAGGTGAGCTTTCTGTCAGGAGATTTCTGAATGAAAAGATATTCACCTGTTCTATATTAAAGCCAGTCCTGATTTAAGTAATGCCCAGGTTCGTGTATGTGATGGTGAAGTGCAGCTGAGCACAGTAGGAGCTGGAGCTGAAATATAACTGCCCCACTAAAACCAGAAGAACAGAACAGTAGAACCGCTGTGGATAGATATgagatcacatttctgtaatgtctttcttttttctagGGCCAAAACTATAAAATGTGTTCACATATATACATGCTAGTGGATAAATTATGAAAACCCTGTAAGTTATTGGTATAAAAAAGCTAACCGGTGTTAGGTGTTAGCATACCTGGAGTTTTGTTGAGAAACTTGGAGGAGTCACTTTGACTGATAAACACCACTCATACTTTTTGAGTTTACTCCACACAAGAAGGATAGCCATTCCAAAACCCTTTTGAAGATTTACCATCAAAAAAAAGACTGAATTGTTGCAGCACAACATCTGGCATAAAAAAGATACAGCACATCACCATGAAAACATCATTCCAAACATAAAGTATTGTGGAGGGAACATCATGATCTGGgcctgctttgctgcatcagggcctggCCAGCTAACAATCACTTAGAGGAAGATGAATTCCCAAGtgtataaaatattttagagGATAATATGAGACTGTCTGTATATCAGCTGAATTAGGGCTGGAACGATTCGCTGACAATTTGTAGACATTAATGTGTGAGGAACGCAGTGTTGTGGAGAAATGTGGGGCCTCACACCCTTCACTCGCTCTCTGTGTATcaaaaaatgtaaacacaccagtaAAGACCAGACAACAGCCATGGTCATTTAACATATTCTCCAAAAATGATGCCTAATCCTATCTGTCTAAAACCAGCCCtacagaagcttaaactagcccaatatTTTAGGTTAACAACacagtacattttcattttgaacgGCTTGCAGCGAACGCTTTGTGGCAAATGTGTTACATATTAAAGGTAGCCCAAAAAACACACCCCTCTAATTTTCACCCTGTGActatcaaacaagcccaatttaaGTTGAATTTCCCTGAAAGTAACATCCAGCATGTGTGAATATCTCCTATAATTTGTAAAAAGGTATATCACCTATAAAATTTGTCTAGGGGGCCTTAAAATGCAGCTGTCaaggtgcagtaaaacatgcattggatcaGGAGCCTCACCACAAGGACTACTAAAAAGAATAACCTTCAGATTAGTTGATTACATTGGTCATTAGTTGTAGCCCTGCTGTGTTAAAGTTatatgatgcaacaggacaatgacccaaaacagcaGAGCAAGTCCACATCAGAATGGCTTAAGAAAAACTAAATCTGCCTTTAGGAGTGACCAAGTCAGAGCACAGCTATCAGCCCAACAGAGATGCGATGGATTGACTTAAAGAGAGCCGTACACTTGAGGTTTCACAGGAATATGAAAGAGCTAAATAAGTTCTGCAAGGAAGAATGGACTAAAATTCCTCCTAAATTATGTGCAGGTCTGACCCACAGCTACAGGAAGTGCATGGTTGAGGTTAATGCTGCCATGGGGGTCAACCAGCTACTGATTCCAAGAGTTTACTTACGTTTTCCACTTCCACTTTGAGTGTTCAATTAAGGCCTGCAAGAtcatatatttgttattattaatttaggcacattatatttgtcagtACTTTTGACTTAGATCAAGAGCAGGCTTTATGACAAAtgtatgcagaaaaccatgacaTTCCAAAATATTCACATtatacatatactatatagatctaattaacttttcttttttgctgtctattgtgtttgttttatattcaGCTTCAGATAAACAGATAGTCTACTATATAATCATCTGATTCAGATCAGAATTCCTGGATCCTTTAATAATAgaaagttgtccaggtcctgaggCAGCAATACGTCCCCACACCATCCCACTGTCCTGGAACATTATACCAaaaactgctgtgtttttaaaaGTGAGATGAGCGTAGATGATTTGTGTCTTGCTGCTCTCTCTGGACGCCACTTTTACTCCATTTTATAAATTCAGCAGCATTACTGTGATGATGTCACCTGGCTGTATTTGAGTCACAGTGAAGTTAAGATAACACACGGAATGATGCTACTTAAATACTTTCACtgttttaatagtttttctttgttttgtagaTTACCTGGATGTAAACTCACCCTGAACTCCTATGAAACTCTCTACTCTACTCTGAACtcagtaaactcaccactgaaagaactggacctcagtaacactgtcctgcaggattcaggagtggagctaatctctgattggctgaagagttcaaactgtaTACCGAAGATAATCAGGTAAGCATTAAAACAGTGTCTCCAATACAGACATAACGGTATGAAAATTATATATCACAATTAAGAAGGTCAAAATTATTCAATTTATATTACATTTCCCACAGGCTCTCTAAACAGAGCAGATACCATACACCTGTAAGCTACATTTGGCAGGTTTAGCAAGTTGCTAATAACAACAGTGGATGGCTAAAGTTTTCGACTTGCCTGAGAACTTCGGTTCACATTACGTTTATTGAACTTTGCACTGGTCGCACTTGACTGTGCAGTGAAGACTTTTAAATTTAACCACGGTCTGCCAAAACATACTGtgctatttttattgttattaaataatcAAAAGTAACATGTTTTTATGAAAGGTTAATATGtcatatgttaatatgttaattattgtaaaatggcAGCTGTTATGGATTATGCTAGTTACCAATTTTTAGCTAGTCAGCTAAGTTTATCTTCTAGGGaaacacctcacccagagccctcagcaatcaactataaaagttaaatatacctaaaatgtgcacagtaactataagttattattagttatatttatttctgacatttataaggatttatatttatgttcagtacacagacttaataactgtagattaatatagcagatatagacaTTCTATACACAGCATTGCACGCAGAATACTACAATAATACAATatgctacaaataatataaaactcagttcagttaaataaaaatgagtaaggacatgtaaagttcatcaaatattgtcaaatataaaggataggttgaggttttggtgaggttttcatgatttgaaaatgaactaaaactaaaacttttactATTCTGcgcatcagaaagcctgtgattgttttaaatgagtttttaaaatgagtttatatttgatattatttttttatgcattttaattgttttattctttttataatttttatcaaATTAgttaagatatatttttttactttttatgtcaatttttgtgatctttttttaaaatgtcctgtttttcctttttatccgtctatagtaaatgtcagtttttatttacattttttttaaatagttttaatcccttttaaactgtaaatgctcagaggcattgtaaatgagggtccccctccagtgtaaataatggttgattgcttgattaatattcagtgttgcaaacccagtttttacataaacaataaacagaataaagaataaaataacgttgctcttctcttatatgagctgctggtttatcttcacagcatgacggCGCAGTCAGTGTCTCTGCGCTCTTAAAATACGAATGACCACAGACACACTGAtcggtttatttcacgttacgcccaaaacacacccatgaataattaagagaattaaaacactCCCTTTGCGCTGTTGGAGCTGCGCAAAGTGTATTTCTGCGGCCtttcgataccaaagacacaggacacgcccctaaatccagctgcgcaaagcaTAATAAACTAGTatgctttagatcactaaaatagggcccagaatGTGGCCAGTTTACTTGTCCTTGTACAGTTcagttttgttggttggttgagGAAAGTACCACTGCATGCTCTTCTATCTTTATTCATTCTTCTTTGTCCCTCACAACATCATACCAAAAACAACCACTTTATTGGTCATGGGTAGGAGACATCATCTGAGCTCCCTGGGAAAATCAGTGGCTGTCCCCAACCATGTTACTTACTGTATCTCTCCTAACACTTTCTCCAGCTCTCAGTAACATTCTGGTGTGTCTTATTGAAATAACAACTTTCTGACAAGTGTTGACTTAAATTTGTGGCAACAGTGGAGAAGTGGCACTGTAACGTAAATGGCTCAGTGCATTAGAAAATACAGcggcaaaaaaaacagcatctccatgaaaaacaagtatctccatttttgtacattttaaattttactacataatttgaacagacaaactgtcccttacactgtgccaagatttcttggtgaatggaccaatagaaattctttaaaaatacttcacctaaaataaaccatttttacatggacttccattgcaagtttagatgttttttctctcttctgtaaagttgctgttttgaagacatttgtttttcattggacagtgaccatattcacaatattatgaccactttCTAGTTTCTGTTTTCAGAttagtttccttttttttcccttcaggaccccacagagcaGGTTTTAGTTGTGGTGTATGagctgttagtgtgtgttgtgatttCTCTAATATAGACCTCAGTTTGTAGACAAATGTGTTTGAATGTTGCTGTCCATTTTCTAACACTTCTTTTCTAAGTGTTGGAGTTTTCTGAAATCACTCAGTGTCTTACAATTACTGATAACTGTGAGTATGAATTAGATATTCTCtgttttttaatagtttgtttttgTCTTGTAGATTACCTGGCTGTAAACTCACCATGAATTCCAGTGAAACTCTCTGCACTGCTCTGAAAtcagtaaactcaccactgaaagaactggatctcagtAAGACTAAGCTGCAGGAGTCAGAAGTGGAGCTAATCTCTGATGGGctgaagagttcaaactgtaaactggagatactcaggtgagATTTCTGTCAGGTGATTTCTGAAtagaaaaatcattaaaatttacCTATCATAGATTGAAGCAGGGTCACCAGTCACGATTATAAATAATTCTCGAGCTCTCAGCAGAGCATGGGGATATATTCTATGTTAAAGACACACACATAGCTctgtattttaattgtttttaaaatacagAGCAAGggatatactgtatgttaaatattcacacatagctctgtattttaatagttttttctttgtcttgtagACTATCTGGTTGTAAAATCAACATGAATTCCTATGAAACTCTCTGCTCTACTCtgaaatcaataaaatcagcagtgaaggaactggacctcagtaacactgagctgcaggattcaggagtgaagttAATCTCTGATGAACTGAAGAAATCAAACTGTAAAGTGGAGATACCCGGGTAAGCTTTCTCTTAGGTGATTTCTGAGTGGAAAAATCCCCCCACTCTGCATTGAAGCAGCTTCACCTCTCACAATTTTGAATAATGTTCAGCAGAGCAATAGAGCACTGGGGTGTATTGTAcactaaatacacacatatagcTGTAAACTGTGTATTGGTGTTTTTAGCAGATTCTGATAGCAATATCGGTTTATAATGGTAAGTTAGTAGTGTGTGGATATTGGGAGCTCATGGCAGTATACTGGTGCTTGTATAAGTTTATGCTGTTAAAACAACTGGGAGctatgtataaataaaaacatgtcttAAACAGATGATAAAtaactgttaaatgtttttatcatttacattGACTCTGTAAATTGATTCTCTAACACTGAGCTGCAGTGGAGAAGGTATTACACAGTTAAAACTATAAATTATCATGAAAACTGTGGATAGTAATTGTCGTAATTTGTTGTCACTGAAGTAGGGCTGAACAATAATTGTGTATTAATATAAAttgcaatagaaaatatttatcaCCAATAGTGATCTGTTTTACATGCCACTAATCTGAGGATATAATATGCATATAATATCATATGGTAAGACTTACTCGATCTAACCAGAGCAGTACAGTTGAGCTGTGATAAAGTATTAGTGAG
Protein-coding sequences here:
- the LOC107197086 gene encoding uncharacterized protein LOC107197086 isoform X3, whose protein sequence is MDPPYFSRKEEVYDMKLGTFRADPPEPSCVSMKSNHSMEQPHYFSNGRSSTDLRLQTFRADPPEPSCVSMKSNHSMEQPHYFSNGRSSTDLRLGTFRADPLEPSCVSMKSNHSMEQPHYFSNGRSSTDVRLGTCRADPPEPSYVSMKSNHSMEQPHYFSNGRSSTDVRLQTIRADPAESSCVSMKSNCSVEEPLYFRNERSSSDLRLQTFRADPLEPSYVSMYSTQLRNQLLYFSNERSSSDLRLQTFRAEPPEPSCVSMMSYHSMEQPHNFSNERSSTELRLQTFRAEPPEPSCVSLRSNHSMHQPYNFTNDKFTTELRLQTFRAEPPEPSFVSMRSNHLMQQPYNFSNKKLRLQTSGAEPPEPSCVSMRSNHSMQQPYNFSNNKCTTELRPTFRAESPEPSCVSMRSNHSMQQPLYFSNERSSTEPRLQTFRAEPPEPSCVSLRSNHSMQQPYNFSNNKCTTELSNVKNGLFQNPKSRCGVCEQIQTDPVSITCGHTFCRQCINSCWDQSAPSGDFACPRCKKRSKTRPVLYPLMEEPMKQHYCPPVNDVLPTVLEKHRISMKNRYESLFEGFKTQENKILLNRIYTQLYIIEGESEGVNEEHEVLQMEKELWKQLQEIPINCLDIFKPVEGTLGGIGAENIRAWMTEERKGDEGKEVQKLRTVLTKGIAGIGKTVSVQKFILDWAEGKANQDVDFMFVLPFRELNLIKGDQYSLHRLLCDFHPEIKDLHPNIFDQYKAVFIFDGLDESRIPLNFSDCEKVSDITMTSSVDVLMTILIKGELLPSALIWITSRPAAANQIPAQFISRVTEIQGFNDSQKEEYFRKRISDQEQASSIISHIRTIRSLHIMCHIPVFCWISATVLQRIMKQGNTEIPKTLTEMYSHFLCTQTLMKSEKYEGNDQRDLMELLESNRKMLLKLSALAFRQLMKGNVMFYEEDLRECGIDVTEASVYSGICTEIFREECVLYQRKVYCFVHLSFQEFLAALYVFHCYVSKNLEELQFLKPRGVKWKDSVLLEELLRGAVRKAVKSENGHLDLFLRFLLGISLESSQQLLQNLLTQTVSSSESIKKTVQYIKRIIQSEDLPSERFINLFLCLTEMKVQSFSKDIQSKKKLSTGECLALAHMILISEEVLDELNLKNYSTTEKGYRRLIPAVRNCRKAVLPGCKLTLNSYETLYSTLNSVNSPLKELDLSNTVLQDSGVELISDWLKSSNCIPKIIRLPGCKLTMNSSETLCTALKSVNSPLKELDLSKTKLQESEVELISDGLKSSNCKLEILRLSGCKINMNSYETLCSTLKSIKSAVKELDLSNTELQDSGVKLISDELKKSNCKVEIPGLPGCKLILASYETLCTALKSVNSPLKELDLSNTELQESEVELISDGLKSSNCKLEILRLPGCKLVVNSCKSLCSALKLVNSPLKELDLSNTKLQESEVELISDGLRSSNCNLEILRLALCNLGEQSCEYLGSVLQSENSSLKELNLTNNDLQDSGVELLSAGLKSSHCKLEILRLSGCLVTEEGCSSLASALSLNPSHLKELDLTYNHPGESGVNLLSALLEDPHCSLETLRLEYAGETWMKSGFKKYGCDLTLDPNTAYSELSLSEENRRVERGGEQSYSDHPERFDGWDQVLSRERVTGRCYWEAEWSGGGAAVALSYKTISRKEGGSESQFGRNEKSWSLKISNDSYSVLHNNNRTDLPPPPSPSNRVGVYVDCPAGTLSFYTISSHTHTHSSHTPSHTHSHTHSHTPSHTQTLTHLHTFYTTFTEPLYAGFYVYMGSSVHLCDIE
- the LOC107197086 gene encoding uncharacterized protein LOC107197086 isoform X2, whose amino-acid sequence is MDPPYFSRKEEVYDMKLGTFRADPPEPSCVSMKSNHSMEQPHYFSNGRSSTDLRLQTFRADPPEPSCVSMKSNHSMEQPHYFSNGRSSTDLRLGTFRADPLEPSCVSMKSNHSMEQPHYFSNGRSSTDVRLGTCRADPPEPSYVSMKSNHSMEQPHYFSNGRSSTDVRLQTIRADPAESSCVSMKSNCSVEEPLYFRNERSSSDLRLQTFRADPLEPSYVSMYSTQLRNQLLYFSNERSSSDLRLQTFRAEPPEPSCVSMMSYHSMEQPHNFSNERSSTELRLQTFRAEPPEPSCVSLRSNHSMHQPYNFTNDKFTTELRLQTFRAEPPEPSFVSMRSNHLMQQPYNFSNKKLRLQTSGAEPPEPSCVSMRSNHSMQQPYNFSNNKCTTELRPTFRAESPEPSCVSMRSNHSMQQPLYFSNERSSTEPRLQTFRAEPPEPSCVSLRSNHSMQQPYNFSNNKCTTELSNVKNGLFQNPKSRCGVCEQIQTDPVSITCGHTFCRQCINSCWDQSAPSGDFACPRCKKRSKTRPVLYPLMEEPMKQHYCPPVNDVLPTVLEKHRISMKNRYESLFEGFKTQENKILLNRIYTQLYIIEGESEGVNEEHEVLQMEKELWKQLQEIPINCLDIFKPVEGTLGGIGAENIRAWMTEERKGDEGKEVQKLRTVLTKGIAGIGKTVSVQKFILDWAEGKANQDVDFMFVLPFRELNLIKGDQYSLHRLLCDFHPEIKDLHPNIFDQYKAVFIFDGLDESRIPLNFSDCEKVSDITMTSSVDVLMTILIKGELLPSALIWITSRPAAANQIPAQFISRVTEIQGFNDSQKEEYFRKRISDQEQASSIISHIRTIRSLHIMCHIPVFCWISATVLQRIMKQGNTEIPKTLTEMYSHFLCTQTLMKSEKYEGNDQRDLMELLESNRKMLLKLSALAFRQLMKGNVMFYEEDLRECGIDVTEASVYSGICTEIFREECVLYQRKVYCFVHLSFQEFLAALYVFHCYVSKNLEELQFLKPRGVKWKDSVLLEELLRGAVRKAVKSENGHLDLFLRFLLGISLESSQQLLQNLLTQTVSSSESIKKTVQYIKRIIQSEDLPSERFINLFLCLTEMKVQSFSKDIQSKKKLSTGECLALAHMILISEEVLDELNLKNYSTTEKGYRRLIPAVRNCRKAVLPGCKLTLNSYETLYSTLNSVNSPLKELDLSNTVLQDSGVELISDWLKSSNCIPKIIRLPGCKLTMNSSETLCTALKSVNSPLKELDLSKTKLQESEVELISDGLKSSNCKLEILRLALCNLGEQSCEYLGSVLQSENSSLKELNLTNNDLQDSGVELLSAGLKSSHCKLEILRLSGCLVTEEGCSSLASALSLNPSHLKELDLTYNHPGESGVNLLSALLEDPHCSLETLRLEYAGETWMKSGFKKYGCDLTLDPNTAYSELSLSEENRRVERGGEQSYSDHPERFDGWDQVLSRERVTGRCYWEAEWSGGGAAVALSYKTISRKEGGSESQFGRNEKSWSLKISNDSYSVLHNNNRTDLPPPPSPSNRVGVYVDCPAGTLSFYTISSHTHTHSSHTPSHTHSHTHSHTPSHTQTLTHLHTFYTTFTEPLYAGFYVYMGSSVHLCDIE